In a genomic window of Phragmites australis chromosome 14, lpPhrAust1.1, whole genome shotgun sequence:
- the LOC133890633 gene encoding DEAD-box ATP-dependent RNA helicase 32-like, with protein MRRPHGRVAAKQSRLREADEIRLLDEWIDAGKPLPGTKPPPPSKSAGAGLATAAGEHPEYGACTRFDELPLSQKTKDALRKAGYTEMSEIQRAALPHALCGRDVLGAAKTGSGKTLAFVIPVIEKLYRERWGPEDGVGCIILSPTNDLAGQIFEVIRKVGKFHNLSGGVIVGKRKGIEEEKARVNSLNILVCTPGRLVQHFNETANFDCSQLQLLVLDEADQILDHGFRSQVDAIISQIPRVRQTLLFSATQTKSVKDLARVSLKDPEYISVHEEARTATPDTLEQYAMIVPLEQKLNMLWSFIKRHLNSKTIVFLSSVKQVKFVFEIFKKLRPGIPLKCMHGRMKHEVQLAIVADFNESTSVLFSTDITARGLDIQNVDWVVQVDCPESIDNYIHRVGRTARYNKKGKALMFLCPEEERMLEKLKATESKIPIHIRKPKAEQLEQISQTIASVLVKFPNLQQLGKRAFVTYLKSVYLQQDKEVFDLSRFSAEKFAAYAASLGLPVTPNIRFIRHKKNVAKKDMEDTDMKQMESSSKPEVNTNPQFNSDLIVDDGNDDILYPKKPNADACMDNEIDVILHPKEPTTYANTKPEVDELGRPLKKKKLKINVHRPVGTRVKYDDEGNAIPPLASVAEEVASEAVVHKDKISQRYAEMLREMREHDKEDKLEHKKSLREKKLLKKMKRKRQETEAGSEENSGSESDRVRNAASKGKKKYFDSDDEGNDAVKDGDVLAQQEALALKLLSKMHS; from the exons ATGCGCCGCCCTCATGGCCGCGTCGCGGCGAAGCAGAGCCGCCTCCGGGAGGCTGACGAGATCCGCCTCCTCGACGAATGGATCGACGCCGGCAAGCCCCTTCCGGGCACCAAGCCCCCGCCCCCCTCGAAATCCGCGGGAGCGGGGCTGGCCACAGCGGCCGGGGAGCACCCGGAGTACGGGGCGTGCACGCGGTTCGACGAGCTGCCGCTGTCGCAGAAGACCAAGGACGCGCTGCGGAAGGCGGGGTACACAGAGATGAGCGAGATACAGCGCGCCGCCTTGCCACACGCGCTCTGCGGCCGCGACGTCCTTGGCGCGGCCAAGACCGGCTCCGGCAAGACCCTCGCCTTCGTCATCCCG GTTATAGAGAAGCTGTACAGAGAGAGATGGGGTCCAGAGGATGGTGTGGGTTGCATTATTCTTTCCCCCACAAACGATTTGGCTGGGCAGATTTTTGAAGTGATCAGGAAGGTGGGAAAGTTTCATAACCTTAGTGGTGGTGTTATTGTTGGTAAGCGCAAAGGTATTGAGGAAGAGAAGGCACGTGTGAACAGCTTGAATATCCTAGTGTGCACGCCTGGGCGGTTAGTCCAGCACTTCAACGAGACTGCTAACTTCGATTGCTCACAGCTCCAG TTGTTGGTGCTTGACGAGGCAGATCAAATTCTTGATCATGGTTTTAGAAGTCAGGTTGATGCTATCATTTCTCAGATTCCCAGAGTTAGACAAACTTTACTGTTTTCTGCTACACAAACGAAGTCAGTTAAGGACCTTGCAAGGGTTAGCCTGAAGGATCCTGAATATATAAGTGTGCACGAGGAGGCTAGGACGGCCACCCCAGATACTCTTGAGCAGTACGCCATGATTGTGCCTCTTGAACAGAAGCTAAATATGCTCTGGAGCTTCATTAAAAGGCATCTAAATTCAAAAACAATAGTCTTCTTATCCAGTGTCAAGCAG GtcaaatttgtttttgaaattttcaaGAAACTTCGTCCTGGTATTCCTTTGAAATGCATGCATGGACGGATGAAACATGAAGTACAGTTGGCCATAGTTGCAGATTTCAATGAAAGTACTTCAGTTCTGTTTTCAACTGATATAACCGCTAGAGGACTGGATATACAGAATGTGGACTGGGTGGTACAG gtTGATTGCCCAGAAAGTATTGATAATTACATCCATAGAGTTGGTCGTACAGCTCGTTACAATAAGAAAGGAAAAGCTCTTATGTTCCTTTGTCCTGAGGAAGAAAGAATGCTTGAAAAATTGAAGGCAACCGAAAGTAAAATACCTATACATATTCGAAAG CCAAAGGCGGAGCAACTAGAGCAGATATCTCAGACTATAGCATCGGTGCTAGTTAAATTTCCCAATCTGCAACAATTGGGTAAAAGGGCTTTTGTTACATATCTCAAGTCAGTGTACCTCCAGCAAGACAAAGAGGTGTTCGACCTGAGCAGGTTCTCTGCAGAGAAGTTTGCTGCATATGCTGCTTCACTTGGTCTGCCTGTTACCCCAAACATCCGCTTTATAAGACACAAGAAGAATGTGGCGAAGAAGGATATGGAGGATACTGATATGAAACAGATGGAATCCAGTTCCAAACCTGAAGTTAACACCAATCCACAGTTCAACAGTGATTTGATTGTGGATGATGGAAATGACGACATCCTTTATCCCAAGAAGCCCAATGCAGATGCTTGTATGGATAATGAAATTGACGTTATCCTTCATCCTAAGGAGCCCACCACATATGCAAATACGAAACCAGAAGTCGACGA ACTTGGAAGGCccttaaaaaagaagaaactgAAGATAAACGTGCACAGGCCAGTGGGAACAAGGGTCAAGTATGATGATGAAGGCAACGCCATCCCTCCTCTCGCGTCCGTAGCCGAAGAAGTGGCTTCAGAAGCTGTGGTTCACAAGGATAAAA TTTCCCAGCGGTATGCGGAGATGCTCAGAGAAATGCGGGAGCACGACAAGGAGGACAAGCTCGAACACAAGAAGAGCTTGCGTGAgaagaagctgctgaagaagatgaagcgCAAGAGGCAGGAGACCGAAGCTGGGTCAGAGGAGAATAGCGGTTCAGAATCGGACAGAGTTAGAAACGCAGCCAGCAAGGGTAAAAAGAAGTACTTTGATAGTGACGACGAAGGCAATGATGCTGTGAAGGATGGTGACGTTCTCGCTCAACAGGAAGCATTGGCACTGAAGCTCTTGAGTAAAATGCACAGTTAA